A part of Brachybacterium faecium DSM 4810 genomic DNA contains:
- a CDS encoding conserved hypothetical integral membrane protein TIGR02206 (PFAM: Integral membrane protein (intg_mem_TP0381)~TIGRFAM: conserved hypothetical integral membrane protein TIGR02206), which translates to MLGTVTVDDDALLHAAGPLGHMPAYGTAHLSMLVLLVLAGTGLVLRARRTAPQRVERSLRRAGWLLLVNSIFWTLWGFLPWAWDLNESLPLHYSDALRFLVPIALISQARWAIVISWFWGLTLNLQSVVTPDVNYFVWIPLEFAQYWIAHGAGVLAPVVLVWGLGYRPTLRGCGLAYAATVLWAAIAFTGNALTGANYGYLNRAPAGPSILDLLGPWPQYLLVEAVLIAVVWTLMTVPWVLLDRRAGTPLSGRGGLVRRSVPAQASSSSSARRSGPWEVETTRR; encoded by the coding sequence ATGCTCGGCACGGTGACGGTCGATGACGACGCCCTCCTCCATGCCGCCGGGCCGCTCGGCCACATGCCCGCCTACGGCACCGCGCACCTGAGCATGCTCGTCCTGCTGGTCCTGGCCGGCACCGGCCTCGTGCTCCGGGCCCGCCGCACCGCGCCGCAGCGGGTGGAGCGGTCGCTGCGGCGGGCGGGCTGGCTGCTGCTGGTCAACTCGATCTTCTGGACCCTGTGGGGTTTCCTGCCCTGGGCCTGGGACCTGAACGAGTCGCTGCCGCTGCACTACTCGGACGCGCTGCGGTTCCTGGTCCCCATCGCGCTCATCTCGCAGGCCCGGTGGGCGATCGTCATCAGCTGGTTCTGGGGGCTGACGCTGAACCTGCAGTCGGTGGTCACGCCGGATGTGAACTACTTCGTGTGGATCCCGCTGGAGTTCGCCCAGTACTGGATCGCCCACGGGGCGGGGGTGCTGGCGCCGGTGGTGCTGGTGTGGGGGCTCGGCTACCGGCCCACCCTCCGCGGCTGCGGCCTCGCCTACGCCGCCACCGTGCTGTGGGCGGCGATCGCCTTCACCGGCAATGCGCTCACCGGCGCGAACTACGGCTATCTCAACCGTGCCCCGGCCGGTCCCTCGATCCTCGATCTGCTGGGGCCGTGGCCGCAGTACCTGCTGGTGGAGGCGGTGCTCATCGCCGTGGTGTGGACGCTGATGACCGTGCCGTGGGTGCTGCTGGACCGCCGCGCCGGCACCCCGCTCTCAGGGCGCGGGGGCCTGGTGCGGCGGTCCGTCCCGGCTCAGGCGAGCAGCTCCAGCTCCGCCAGGCGCAGCGGGCCCTGGGAGGTGGAGACCACCAGGCGGTGA
- a CDS encoding PTS system IIA component/PTS system IIB component/PTS system IIC component (PFAM: Phosphoenolpyruvate-dependent sugar phosphotransferase system, EIIA 2; Phosphotransferase system, EIIC; PTS system, Fructose specific IIB subunit~TIGRFAM: PTS system, fructose subfamily, IIC component; PTS system, fructose subfamily, IIA component; PTS system, fructose-specific, IIB component) produces the protein MSAPLITSELVRLDVDPPGDKHAVIGLMADLIAATGRAERDGLEAGLLKREESFATGMPGGFAIPHCRTEAVDEAALGLLRLAEPVDFGSADGPADLILGIAAPAGTDDQHLQLLAQLSRALIRPEFLADLRAASTPQQAADLVMGVLEPQTAQTEPAPAPGAAPAPEDAADPAQPENGSPVTPPSTAPATATPAADGDAGPGADSAPVLLAITSCPTGIAHTYMAAESLENAAQEKGVELHVETQGSGGITPFTDAQIASASALIVAADVTISGRERFAGLPLVEHPVKRAISHGPQMIDEAVAAVSDPSARRVPAGGERSEGETADGDSRQSWPRRIQGAVMTGVSYMIPFVAAGGLLMALGFLIAGFDVAFIAQDVATGFSLSSLPGHQEYEGAAGMMQTERAGLALYLGAVLFTLGDLGMGFLVAALSGYIAFGLAGRPGIAPGFIGGAVSVAVGAGFLGGLITGLLAGLIALWFTTLTPPRWLAGLMPVVIIPLLTTLVVGGLMLLFLGQPLAALMTALQDGLTSMSGSSAILLGVIIGLMMCFDLGGPVNKAAYLFATAGLSQGTEAAFQIMAAVMAAGMVPPLAMALSTVVRRRLYSPVERENGTTAWLLGAAFISEGAIPFAAADPLRVIPSSMAGGAVAGALVMAFGVGSQAPHGGIFVAFAISPVWGFAVAILAGTLVSAALVTMLKELGSRRAGATA, from the coding sequence ATGTCCGCTCCCCTGATCACCTCCGAGCTGGTGCGTCTCGACGTCGACCCGCCCGGCGACAAGCACGCCGTGATCGGCCTGATGGCCGATCTCATCGCCGCCACCGGCCGTGCCGAGCGCGACGGGCTCGAGGCCGGTCTGCTCAAGCGCGAGGAATCCTTCGCCACCGGCATGCCGGGCGGCTTCGCGATCCCGCACTGCCGCACCGAGGCGGTGGACGAGGCGGCGCTGGGCCTGCTGCGGCTCGCGGAGCCGGTGGACTTCGGCTCGGCCGACGGCCCCGCCGATCTGATCCTCGGGATCGCCGCCCCGGCCGGCACCGACGACCAGCACCTCCAGCTGCTCGCCCAGCTCTCCCGCGCCCTGATCCGCCCCGAGTTCCTCGCCGACCTGCGCGCCGCCTCCACGCCGCAGCAGGCGGCGGACCTCGTGATGGGCGTGCTCGAACCGCAGACCGCGCAGACCGAACCGGCCCCGGCCCCCGGCGCAGCACCCGCGCCGGAGGACGCCGCCGATCCCGCGCAGCCCGAGAACGGCAGTCCCGTGACGCCGCCGAGCACCGCCCCCGCGACGGCCACCCCGGCGGCCGACGGCGACGCCGGGCCCGGGGCGGACTCCGCTCCCGTGCTGCTGGCGATCACCTCCTGCCCCACCGGCATCGCCCACACCTACATGGCGGCCGAATCGCTCGAGAACGCCGCGCAGGAGAAGGGCGTCGAGCTGCACGTGGAGACCCAGGGCTCCGGCGGCATCACCCCGTTCACCGACGCGCAGATCGCGTCGGCGAGCGCGCTCATCGTCGCCGCGGACGTCACCATCTCCGGTCGGGAGCGCTTCGCCGGACTGCCGCTCGTGGAGCACCCCGTCAAGCGCGCCATCTCGCACGGCCCGCAGATGATCGACGAGGCCGTCGCCGCGGTCTCCGACCCCTCGGCGCGGCGCGTGCCCGCCGGCGGCGAGCGCTCCGAGGGCGAGACCGCCGACGGCGACTCCCGGCAGTCCTGGCCGCGCCGGATCCAGGGCGCGGTGATGACGGGCGTGTCCTACATGATCCCGTTCGTCGCGGCAGGCGGTCTGCTCATGGCGCTGGGCTTCCTCATCGCCGGGTTCGACGTCGCCTTCATCGCCCAGGACGTCGCCACCGGCTTCTCCCTCTCCTCGCTGCCCGGGCACCAGGAGTACGAGGGCGCCGCCGGGATGATGCAGACCGAGCGCGCGGGCCTGGCCCTCTACCTCGGCGCGGTGCTGTTCACCCTCGGCGACCTCGGGATGGGCTTCCTCGTCGCCGCCCTGTCCGGCTACATCGCCTTCGGCCTGGCCGGCCGGCCCGGCATCGCCCCGGGCTTCATCGGCGGCGCGGTCTCCGTGGCCGTCGGCGCCGGCTTCCTCGGCGGCCTGATCACCGGTCTGCTCGCCGGGCTCATCGCCCTGTGGTTCACCACCCTCACCCCGCCGCGCTGGCTCGCCGGCCTGATGCCGGTGGTGATCATCCCGCTGCTGACCACGCTCGTCGTCGGCGGACTGATGCTGCTGTTCCTCGGCCAGCCGCTCGCGGCGCTCATGACCGCGCTGCAGGATGGGCTGACGAGCATGTCCGGCTCCTCGGCGATCCTGCTCGGCGTGATCATCGGGCTGATGATGTGCTTCGACCTCGGCGGGCCCGTGAACAAGGCCGCGTACCTGTTCGCGACCGCGGGCCTGTCCCAGGGCACCGAGGCGGCCTTCCAGATCATGGCCGCCGTGATGGCGGCGGGCATGGTGCCGCCGCTGGCGATGGCGCTGTCCACGGTGGTGCGCCGCCGGCTCTACTCCCCCGTCGAGCGGGAGAACGGCACCACAGCGTGGCTGCTGGGCGCCGCGTTCATCTCCGAGGGCGCGATCCCCTTCGCCGCGGCGGATCCGCTGCGGGTGATCCCCTCCTCGATGGCGGGCGGCGCCGTGGCCGGGGCGCTGGTGATGGCCTTCGGCGTCGGATCGCAGGCGCCGCACGGCGGCATCTTCGTCGCCTTCGCGATCTCCCCGGTGTGGGGCTTCGCGGTCGCGATCCTCGCCGGCACGCTGGTCTCCGCCGCGCTGGTGACGATGCTGAAGGAGCTCGGCTCCCGCCGCGCCGGCGCGACCGCCTGA
- a CDS encoding predicted aminoglycoside phosphotransferase (PFAM: Phosphotransferase enzyme family): MPEDLDALLDLAARHGLDLDGGTLRTEEIGLDFRVAFARAHDGGDWVLRLPRRPDVLERAAVEGRLLAMLAPHLDVAVPDWRISTSELIAYPLLPGSPGLTVAADGEVSWHVDMASTVYARSLGSVVAQLHAVDAEAAAATGIEVRSPAQVRGAWRQDLARVGAEFEIAPALRERWEAWLADDGCWPGHSVLTHGELYPAHTLVEDERITAVLDWTTAAVGDPAKDLMFHQVSAPSAIFEVALQAYAEGGGRPWPGLARHCTEMFSAAPLGYGLYALATGEAAHREAAAAALNPPEER, translated from the coding sequence ATGCCCGAGGACCTGGACGCACTGCTGGACCTCGCCGCCCGTCACGGCCTCGACCTCGACGGCGGCACGCTGCGCACCGAGGAGATCGGGCTGGACTTCCGGGTCGCATTCGCCCGCGCGCACGACGGCGGCGACTGGGTGCTGCGCCTCCCCCGCCGGCCCGACGTGCTCGAGCGCGCCGCGGTCGAGGGCCGGCTGCTGGCGATGCTCGCCCCGCACCTCGATGTCGCGGTGCCGGACTGGCGCATCAGCACCTCCGAGCTGATCGCCTACCCGCTGCTGCCGGGCAGTCCGGGGCTCACCGTCGCTGCGGACGGCGAGGTCTCCTGGCACGTCGACATGGCCTCGACCGTCTACGCCCGCTCCCTCGGGAGCGTGGTCGCGCAGCTGCATGCCGTGGATGCCGAGGCGGCCGCCGCCACCGGCATCGAGGTGCGCTCCCCCGCACAGGTGCGCGGGGCGTGGCGGCAGGACCTCGCACGCGTGGGCGCGGAGTTCGAGATCGCCCCGGCGCTGCGGGAGCGCTGGGAGGCCTGGCTCGCGGACGACGGCTGCTGGCCCGGGCACAGCGTGCTCACCCATGGCGAGCTCTATCCGGCCCACACCCTCGTCGAGGACGAGCGGATCACGGCAGTGCTCGACTGGACCACCGCCGCGGTGGGCGATCCCGCCAAGGACCTCATGTTCCACCAGGTCAGCGCCCCGTCGGCGATCTTCGAGGTGGCGCTGCAGGCGTACGCCGAGGGCGGCGGCCGCCCCTGGCCGGGGCTGGCACGGCACTGCACCGAGATGTTCTCCGCCGCGCCGCTGGGCTACGGGCTGTACGCGCTGGCCACCGGGGAGGCCGCTCATCGGGAGGCCGCCGCCGCGGCGCTGAACCCGCCCGAGGAGCGCTGA
- a CDS encoding alpha-1,2-mannosidase, putative (PFAM: Glycosyl hydrolase family 92~TIGRFAM: alpha-1,2-mannosidase, putative), with amino-acid sequence MIVTAEQGPVGTPTSRDGAGFLAPSAVRFTGALGEQAETPLPPIPGADSLTGRTVAPGDVLRWFVHPALDAAQTWGATFAALDLVLEDGERLSAHAPSDQYGTDATARGMGEGRILFPDQWNDVQVDLDSIVGRTITDVLLVLDIPEADQAAETSDASATDGAEELVGWIDGPYLAPRPADPPLEDPVAWVDTRRGTYASADYSRGNTLPLAGLPNGFALFTPATDARTSRWLYEYHRANDADNRPRLQAMALSHQPSPWMGDRNQFMLMPLLGEAPNAGPAARARAFDHAQETARPDLYEVALDGGIALRLAPTDHGAICEIDLPEQSSGSHLLLEGVDEHARVDAAGAVFDGRVQAWVDSPEEGGPRADGATRMFVLAEVDPAPVAVEQARGGSNGSVLTFAPGTQQVTVRLVSSYIGHAQTRRTFDLELAGRSFEEIRSAAHAAWHERLQVIEVPEASPAQRRTLYGNLYRLNLYPNSHWENAGTHERPEPVHASPVLPTKGEATDSRTDAQVLPGTMYVNHGFWDTYRTAWPAYALLYPQIAAELADGFIQQYREGGWIARWSSPGYADCMTGTSSDIAFADLQVKGVALPDARAAYESGLRNATVAPPFPEVGRKGNERAVFTGYVDADTSESVSWTLEAHLNDFGLAAQGELLADRAAEDGDERTAAQLREEATYLRARSLNYPLLFDPAIEFFQGRRADGGFAQSPEEYDPRLWGGDYTETDGWNFAFHVPHDGAGLAALYGGPDMLRGRLEEFFATPERADRPGSYGGVIHEMVEARAVRMGQFGVSNQPSHHIPFLFHHAGAPEEASRVVREVQRRLFVGEQIGQGYPGDEDNGEMSAWWLFTALGLYPLQLGTPRYHLVAPLFPQVSVRPLGGAAFSVSTEAQGEEAECITGMTVDGREHRDSWIEHSQLRGDLHVRLGAEPDGWGTTPPSLTPAGQRPEPLRDLFAADASDPLRDDYSSTEREFDAASAVIDLPELGEPQQARFLTLTSSARPGGDPIAWRLEGSDDGTQWEVLDERSEQMFPWRRQTRPFEIASPRPCTHHRLVVSTSQGPLRLAELELLA; translated from the coding sequence ATGATCGTCACCGCAGAGCAGGGACCCGTCGGAACGCCGACCAGCAGGGACGGAGCGGGATTCCTCGCCCCGTCGGCCGTGCGCTTCACCGGCGCCCTCGGAGAACAGGCAGAGACCCCGCTGCCGCCCATCCCCGGGGCGGACTCGCTGACCGGACGCACCGTCGCCCCCGGCGACGTGCTGCGCTGGTTCGTGCACCCCGCGCTGGATGCCGCACAGACCTGGGGCGCGACCTTCGCCGCCCTCGATCTCGTGCTCGAGGACGGCGAGCGGCTCTCCGCCCACGCCCCGAGCGACCAGTACGGCACCGACGCCACCGCCCGCGGGATGGGCGAGGGCCGGATCCTCTTCCCCGACCAGTGGAACGACGTGCAGGTCGACCTCGACAGCATCGTCGGCCGCACCATCACCGACGTGCTGCTCGTCCTCGACATCCCGGAAGCGGACCAGGCCGCTGAGACCTCCGACGCGTCCGCGACCGACGGGGCGGAGGAGCTCGTGGGCTGGATCGACGGCCCCTACCTCGCGCCCCGCCCGGCAGATCCGCCGCTCGAGGATCCGGTGGCCTGGGTCGACACCCGCCGCGGCACCTACGCCTCCGCCGACTACTCCCGCGGCAACACGCTCCCGCTGGCCGGGCTGCCCAACGGCTTCGCGCTGTTCACCCCGGCCACCGACGCCCGCACCAGCCGCTGGCTGTACGAATACCACCGCGCGAACGACGCGGACAACCGCCCGCGGCTGCAGGCGATGGCCCTGTCCCACCAGCCGAGCCCCTGGATGGGCGACCGCAACCAGTTCATGCTCATGCCGCTGCTGGGCGAGGCGCCGAACGCGGGCCCCGCCGCCCGGGCGCGGGCCTTCGACCACGCGCAGGAGACGGCGCGGCCGGACCTGTACGAGGTCGCGCTCGACGGCGGGATCGCCCTGCGCCTCGCGCCGACGGACCACGGGGCGATCTGCGAGATCGACCTTCCCGAGCAGAGCAGCGGCAGCCACCTGCTGCTCGAAGGCGTCGACGAGCACGCCCGCGTCGATGCCGCCGGTGCCGTGTTCGACGGCCGGGTGCAGGCCTGGGTCGACTCTCCCGAGGAGGGAGGCCCCCGTGCCGACGGCGCCACCCGCATGTTCGTGCTGGCCGAGGTGGATCCCGCCCCGGTGGCCGTGGAGCAGGCCCGCGGCGGCAGCAACGGCAGCGTGCTCACCTTCGCGCCCGGCACCCAGCAGGTCACGGTGCGCCTGGTCAGCAGCTATATCGGGCATGCGCAGACCCGCCGCACCTTCGATCTCGAGCTCGCGGGCCGCTCCTTCGAGGAGATCCGCAGCGCCGCGCACGCGGCCTGGCACGAGCGCCTGCAGGTGATCGAGGTGCCGGAGGCGAGCCCCGCGCAGCGGCGCACCCTCTACGGCAACCTCTACCGCCTGAACCTCTACCCGAACTCCCACTGGGAGAACGCCGGCACGCACGAGCGGCCGGAGCCGGTCCACGCCAGCCCGGTGCTTCCCACCAAGGGGGAGGCCACCGACAGCCGCACCGACGCGCAGGTGCTGCCGGGCACCATGTACGTCAACCACGGGTTCTGGGACACCTACCGCACCGCCTGGCCCGCCTACGCGCTGCTGTACCCGCAGATCGCGGCGGAGCTCGCGGACGGCTTCATCCAGCAGTACCGCGAGGGCGGCTGGATCGCCCGCTGGTCCTCTCCCGGCTACGCGGACTGCATGACCGGCACCAGCAGCGACATCGCCTTCGCCGATCTGCAGGTCAAGGGGGTGGCGCTGCCGGATGCGCGCGCCGCCTACGAGTCCGGGCTGCGCAACGCGACGGTCGCCCCGCCCTTCCCCGAGGTGGGCCGCAAGGGCAACGAGCGGGCGGTGTTCACCGGCTACGTCGACGCGGACACCTCCGAATCCGTCTCCTGGACCCTCGAGGCCCATCTGAACGACTTCGGTCTCGCCGCGCAGGGCGAGCTGCTCGCCGACCGCGCCGCGGAGGACGGCGACGAGCGCACCGCGGCGCAGCTGCGGGAGGAGGCGACCTACCTGCGGGCCCGCAGTCTGAACTACCCGCTGCTGTTCGATCCCGCGATCGAGTTCTTCCAGGGCCGCCGGGCCGACGGCGGCTTCGCGCAGAGCCCCGAGGAGTACGACCCGCGGCTGTGGGGAGGCGATTACACCGAGACCGATGGATGGAACTTCGCCTTCCACGTCCCCCACGACGGGGCGGGGCTCGCGGCGCTGTACGGCGGCCCCGACATGCTGCGCGGGCGCCTCGAGGAGTTCTTCGCGACCCCGGAGCGCGCGGACCGACCCGGCAGCTACGGCGGCGTGATCCACGAGATGGTCGAGGCGCGCGCGGTGCGGATGGGCCAGTTCGGGGTCTCGAACCAGCCCTCGCACCACATCCCCTTCCTCTTCCATCACGCCGGCGCGCCCGAGGAGGCCTCCCGCGTGGTGCGGGAGGTGCAGCGGCGCCTGTTCGTCGGGGAGCAGATCGGTCAGGGATACCCCGGGGACGAGGACAACGGCGAGATGAGCGCCTGGTGGCTGTTCACAGCGCTGGGCCTGTACCCGCTGCAGCTGGGCACGCCCCGCTACCACCTCGTGGCGCCGCTGTTCCCGCAGGTGAGCGTGCGCCCCCTCGGCGGCGCCGCGTTCTCCGTGAGCACCGAGGCGCAGGGCGAGGAGGCCGAGTGCATCACCGGCATGACCGTGGACGGCCGCGAGCACCGGGACTCCTGGATCGAGCACTCCCAACTGCGCGGAGACCTGCACGTGCGCCTCGGCGCGGAGCCCGACGGCTGGGGCACCACCCCGCCCTCGCTCACCCCCGCCGGGCAGCGCCCGGAGCCGCTGCGGGACCTCTTCGCGGCCGACGCCTCGGACCCGCTGCGCGATGACTACTCCAGCACCGAGCGCGAGTTCGACGCCGCGAGCGCGGTGATCGACCTGCCCGAGCTGGGGGAGCCGCAGCAGGCGCGCTTCCTCACCCTCACCTCCTCGGCCCGCCCCGGCGGCGACCCGATCGCCTGGCGGCTCGAGGGGTCCGACGACGGGACGCAGTGGGAGGTGCTCGACGAGCGCAGCGAGCAGATGTTCCCGTGGCGCCGGCAGACCCGGCCCTTCGAGATCGCCTCGCCCCGGCCCTGCACCCATCACCGCCTGGTGGTCTCCACCTCCCAGGGCCCGCTGCGCCTGGCGGAGCTGGAGCTGCTCGCCTGA
- a CDS encoding thymidine kinase (PFAM: Thymidine kinase), with translation MRERDAGRLHVIAGPMFAGKTEELLRRVHRAQLAGLDVQVFGHRLDTRGGAERLSTHAGRSAPARLVEQAAQLRAAIGATRPDLVAIDEAQFFGPPIVPVIEELLAAGIQVEVAGLCVTYEGGPFAPIPHLMAVAEEVVKLTAVCTVCGADAAFHVRLVADGADALQPTAAQVGGAESYQARCRRHRREQV, from the coding sequence ATGCGCGAGAGGGACGCAGGACGACTGCACGTGATCGCCGGCCCGATGTTCGCCGGGAAGACGGAGGAGCTGCTGCGGCGGGTGCATCGGGCGCAGCTGGCGGGCCTGGACGTGCAGGTGTTCGGGCACCGCCTGGATACGCGCGGGGGAGCGGAGCGGCTGAGCACCCATGCGGGCCGCAGCGCCCCGGCCCGGCTGGTCGAGCAGGCGGCCCAGCTGCGCGCCGCGATCGGGGCGACCCGTCCCGACCTGGTCGCGATCGACGAGGCGCAGTTCTTCGGGCCCCCGATCGTGCCCGTGATCGAGGAGCTGCTCGCGGCCGGGATCCAGGTCGAGGTGGCCGGGCTGTGCGTCACCTACGAGGGCGGCCCCTTCGCCCCCATACCCCACCTGATGGCGGTCGCGGAGGAGGTCGTGAAGCTCACTGCGGTGTGCACGGTCTGCGGCGCCGATGCGGCCTTCCACGTGCGGCTGGTCGCCGACGGGGCCGACGCCCTGCAGCCGACGGCCGCGCAGGTGGGCGGCGCCGAGTCGTACCAGGCACGCTGCCGCCGCCACCGGCGCGAGCAGGTGTGA
- a CDS encoding G/U mismatch-specific uracil-DNA glycosylase (PFAM: Uracil DNA glycosylase superfamily~TIGRFAM: mismatch-specific thymine-DNA glycosylate (mug)): protein MLPGPAHAEQLRLLIVGINPGLWTAAVNAPFARPGNRFWPSLHRAGLTSRLVDASRGLDEDDEQDLHERGIGITNMIGRATVRADELRREELQRAGEELTARVALLRPRAVAIAGITAFRAAYSLPKARLGLQDPAQVPHWPAEVALWVVPQPSGLNAHANIASLARDWREVARSAGVRYREEPAAQEQPAEK from the coding sequence GTGCTCCCCGGCCCCGCGCACGCGGAGCAGCTGCGCCTGCTGATCGTCGGGATCAACCCGGGGCTCTGGACCGCCGCGGTCAACGCGCCCTTCGCCCGGCCCGGCAATCGCTTCTGGCCCTCGCTGCACCGCGCCGGGCTCACCTCCCGCCTGGTCGACGCCTCCCGGGGGCTGGACGAGGACGACGAGCAGGATCTGCACGAGCGGGGCATCGGGATCACGAACATGATCGGCCGCGCGACAGTGCGCGCCGACGAGCTGCGCCGCGAGGAGCTCCAGCGCGCCGGCGAGGAGCTGACGGCACGGGTGGCCCTCCTGCGGCCGCGCGCGGTCGCGATCGCCGGGATCACCGCCTTCCGCGCCGCCTACTCCCTGCCCAAGGCCCGGCTGGGGCTGCAGGATCCGGCCCAGGTGCCGCACTGGCCCGCCGAGGTCGCGCTCTGGGTCGTGCCGCAGCCCAGCGGGCTGAACGCCCACGCCAACATCGCGTCGCTGGCCCGCGACTGGCGCGAGGTGGCCCGCTCCGCCGGGGTCCGCTACCGGGAGGAACCCGCCGCGCAGGAGCAGCCGGCGGAGAAGTGA
- a CDS encoding uncharacterized conserved protein (PFAM: 3-demethylubiquinone-9 3-methyltransferase), whose product MATVRTCLWFDGGVDEAADFYVSLLPGSRVLERMPYTPVPGSPAGPPADGGSLVVVIELAGARYTLLNGGPHFPQSEAVSIEVLVDSQEEVDRLWEAIVANGGEESQCGWCRDRWRVSWQIVPRRLYELLAESPAVAAAATGEMYRQRKLDVARLDAAAEAARSAHARDGDPEQPPRS is encoded by the coding sequence ATGGCCACTGTGAGGACGTGTCTCTGGTTCGACGGCGGTGTCGACGAGGCCGCCGATTTCTATGTCTCCCTGCTGCCCGGCTCGCGCGTGCTGGAGCGCATGCCGTACACCCCGGTGCCCGGCTCCCCCGCGGGCCCTCCCGCCGACGGGGGCTCGCTGGTCGTCGTCATCGAGCTCGCCGGCGCCCGGTACACCCTGCTCAACGGCGGGCCCCACTTCCCGCAGTCCGAGGCGGTCTCGATCGAGGTGCTGGTGGACTCGCAGGAGGAGGTGGACCGGCTCTGGGAGGCGATCGTCGCGAACGGGGGCGAGGAGTCCCAGTGCGGCTGGTGCCGGGATCGCTGGCGGGTGAGCTGGCAGATCGTGCCGCGCCGGCTGTACGAGCTGCTCGCCGAGTCCCCCGCGGTGGCGGCCGCCGCCACCGGTGAGATGTATCGACAGCGCAAGCTCGACGTGGCCCGCCTCGACGCAGCGGCCGAGGCGGCCCGCTCCGCCCACGCCCGCGATGGGGACCCCGAGCAGCCGCCGAGGAGCTGA
- a CDS encoding membrane protein TerC, possibly involved in tellurium resistance (PFAM: Integral membrane protein TerC family): MTRPRKVGTLTVSPTIWILTLVLILGLLAFDYFFHVRKAHIPTIGEAALWTGIYQGIALLFGISVFVFGGPTMGTEYFAGWITELALSVDNLFVFLVILGAFAVPREFQQKVLLFGIAFAIIARGSMIALGAVAIEHLSWTFYFFGAILLYTAIKMLWDEVHEDGDEDGEEEKDGLFVRVVRKFLPASEDFDGDRLFTIENGKRVFTPMLLVMIAIGGTDLLFALDSIPAIFGLTQNTYIVFTATAFSLLGLRQMFFLIDGLLDRLVYLSFGLSIILAFIGVKLVFHALHENELGFINGGEPVLAVPEITTQVSLSVIVGVLLLTVLVSLLSPRGRAQAAVDNAHREAQAYIEMTYGSFEEKRDTMYERMIAHEKIVESLPPRFQDMVVEEKNVRELLADAHRIRDKRSAFNAHGERSDEQPEGLQVTRPDGTVATDANGNVITVVKEQEILAEKEAKHRAREQARAEHAARKS, encoded by the coding sequence ATGACGCGACCCCGGAAAGTTGGAACATTGACCGTCTCCCCCACCATCTGGATCCTGACCCTCGTCCTGATCCTCGGGCTCCTGGCCTTCGACTACTTCTTCCACGTGCGCAAGGCGCACATCCCCACGATCGGCGAAGCCGCGCTGTGGACCGGGATCTACCAGGGCATCGCGCTCCTGTTCGGCATCTCGGTGTTCGTCTTCGGCGGCCCCACGATGGGCACCGAGTACTTCGCCGGCTGGATCACCGAGCTCGCCCTGTCGGTGGACAACCTCTTCGTCTTCCTCGTGATCCTGGGCGCCTTCGCGGTGCCGCGCGAGTTCCAGCAGAAGGTGCTGCTGTTCGGCATCGCGTTCGCGATCATCGCGCGCGGCAGCATGATCGCGCTCGGCGCGGTCGCGATCGAGCACCTGTCCTGGACGTTCTACTTCTTCGGCGCGATCCTGCTCTACACGGCGATCAAGATGCTGTGGGACGAGGTCCACGAGGACGGCGACGAGGACGGCGAGGAGGAGAAGGACGGCCTGTTCGTCCGCGTGGTGCGCAAGTTCCTGCCCGCCTCGGAGGACTTCGACGGCGACCGCCTGTTCACCATCGAGAACGGCAAGCGGGTCTTCACCCCGATGCTGCTGGTGATGATCGCGATCGGCGGCACGGACCTGCTCTTCGCGCTGGATTCGATCCCCGCGATCTTCGGCCTCACCCAGAACACCTACATCGTGTTCACCGCGACCGCCTTCTCGCTGCTGGGCCTGCGCCAGATGTTCTTCCTCATCGACGGGCTGCTGGACCGCCTGGTGTACCTCTCCTTCGGCCTGTCGATCATCCTCGCCTTCATCGGCGTGAAGCTCGTCTTCCACGCCCTGCACGAGAACGAGCTGGGCTTCATCAACGGCGGCGAGCCGGTGCTCGCGGTCCCCGAGATCACCACACAGGTCTCGCTGTCCGTCATCGTCGGGGTCCTGCTGCTGACGGTGCTCGTCTCGCTGCTGTCCCCGCGGGGCCGCGCACAGGCCGCGGTGGACAACGCGCACCGCGAGGCCCAGGCCTACATCGAGATGACCTACGGCAGCTTCGAGGAGAAGCGCGACACGATGTACGAGCGCATGATCGCGCACGAGAAGATCGTCGAGAGCCTGCCGCCCCGGTTCCAGGACATGGTCGTGGAGGAGAAGAACGTGCGCGAGCTGCTCGCCGACGCGCACCGCATCCGCGACAAGCGCAGCGCCTTCAACGCGCACGGCGAGCGCTCCGACGAGCAGCCCGAGGGCCTGCAGGTCACCCGCCCGGACGGCACTGTCGCGACCGACGCCAACGGCAACGTCATCACGGTCGTCAAGGAGCAGGAGATCCTCGCGGAGAAGGAGGCCAAGCACCGCGCCCGCGAACAGGCCCGCGCGGAGCACGCCGCCCGCAAGAGCTGA